From a region of the Dunckerocampus dactyliophorus isolate RoL2022-P2 chromosome 20, RoL_Ddac_1.1, whole genome shotgun sequence genome:
- the sla1a gene encoding src like adaptor 1a isoform X1: MCPRCTWSVRLARRQASVYRKLTSLPSHQADSESCSSWRMGNVMRSVGSRHKINTRDPSSPREGSKDNVAVVIADYPPPDVREPIFKMGEKLSIISQDAYWWKVSSIQTGKESYIPSSHVAKVYHDWLFEGVTRREAEKLLLLPENRAGSFLVRESATERVTKRVKTFTGTYVLSVKHNTIKHYRISRLDNNWYYISPRLTFQCLEHMINHYSDTADGMCCVLTSPCLSNQMTPPAGEPPVVMRCHFDWNEIDRMQLTSTDGHDNNMVSYGVRNSMADYLAFSGYHQEAQHVKKESRKRKSKSVYTLPKNGLANIDYDAL; the protein is encoded by the exons ATGTGTCCCCGTTGTACATGGAGTGTTAGGCTAGCTCGGCGACAAGCGTCTGTCTATAGGAAGTTAACCAGCCTGCCTTCACATCAGGCCGATTCAGAGTCCTGTTCCTCGTGGAGGATGGGCAACGTGATGCGAAGCGTGGGCAGCCGCCACAAAATCAACACAAGAGACCCCAGCAGCCCTCGGGAAG GGTCAAAGGACAACGTGGCGGTAGTCATCGCCGACTATCCGCCTCCAGATGTCAGAGAGCCCATCTTCAAAATGGGGGAGAAGCTCAGCATCATCTCGCA GGACGCCTACTGGTGGAAGGTCAGTTCCATCCAGACAGGAAAGGAGAGCTACATCCCCAGTAGCCATGTGGCCAAAGTGTACCATGA TTGGCTGTTTGAGGGGGTGACGAGGCGTGAGGCCGAGAAGCTGCTTCTTCTACCTGAGAACAGGGCAGGCTCCTTTTTGGTACGGGAGAGCGCCACGGAGAGAG TGACCAAGCGTGTGAAGACATTCACAG GCACGTACGTGCTGTCAGTCAAGCACAACACCATCAAGCACTATCGCATCTCCAGGCTGGACAACAACTGGTACTACATCTCGCCTCGCCTTACCTTCCAGTGCCTGGAGCACATGATCAACCACTACTCCG ACACTGCGGACGGCATGTGCTGCGTCTTGACCTCTCCGTGTTTGTCCAACCAAATGACTCCACCAGCAGGCGAGCCGCCGGTCGTCATGAGGTGCCACTTTGACTGGAATGAAATAGACAG GATGCAGCTGACCAGCACGGACGGCCACGATAACAACATGGTGAGCTACGGCGTCAGGAACAGCATGGCCGACTACCTGGCCTTTTCCGGATATCACCAGGAGGCCCAACACGTGAAGAAGgaaagcaggaagaggaagagcaAATCTGTCTACACCCTGCCAAAAAACGGCCTGGCCAACATCGACTACGATGCCCTCTAG
- the sla1a gene encoding src like adaptor 1a isoform X4 produces MCPRCTWSVRLARRQASVYRKLTSLPSHQADSESCSSWRMGNVMRSVGSRHKINTRDPSSPREGSKDNVAVVIADYPPPDVREPIFKMGEKLSIISQDAYWWKVSSIQTGKESYIPSSHVAKVYHDWLFEGVTRREAEKLLLLPENRAGSFLVRESATERDTADGMCCVLTSPCLSNQMTPPAGEPPVVMRCHFDWNEIDRMQLTSTDGHDNNMVSYGVRNSMADYLAFSGYHQEAQHVKKESRKRKSKSVYTLPKNGLANIDYDAL; encoded by the exons ATGTGTCCCCGTTGTACATGGAGTGTTAGGCTAGCTCGGCGACAAGCGTCTGTCTATAGGAAGTTAACCAGCCTGCCTTCACATCAGGCCGATTCAGAGTCCTGTTCCTCGTGGAGGATGGGCAACGTGATGCGAAGCGTGGGCAGCCGCCACAAAATCAACACAAGAGACCCCAGCAGCCCTCGGGAAG GGTCAAAGGACAACGTGGCGGTAGTCATCGCCGACTATCCGCCTCCAGATGTCAGAGAGCCCATCTTCAAAATGGGGGAGAAGCTCAGCATCATCTCGCA GGACGCCTACTGGTGGAAGGTCAGTTCCATCCAGACAGGAAAGGAGAGCTACATCCCCAGTAGCCATGTGGCCAAAGTGTACCATGA TTGGCTGTTTGAGGGGGTGACGAGGCGTGAGGCCGAGAAGCTGCTTCTTCTACCTGAGAACAGGGCAGGCTCCTTTTTGGTACGGGAGAGCGCCACGGAGAGAG ACACTGCGGACGGCATGTGCTGCGTCTTGACCTCTCCGTGTTTGTCCAACCAAATGACTCCACCAGCAGGCGAGCCGCCGGTCGTCATGAGGTGCCACTTTGACTGGAATGAAATAGACAG GATGCAGCTGACCAGCACGGACGGCCACGATAACAACATGGTGAGCTACGGCGTCAGGAACAGCATGGCCGACTACCTGGCCTTTTCCGGATATCACCAGGAGGCCCAACACGTGAAGAAGgaaagcaggaagaggaagagcaAATCTGTCTACACCCTGCCAAAAAACGGCCTGGCCAACATCGACTACGATGCCCTCTAG
- the sla1a gene encoding src like adaptor 1a isoform X3: MGNVMRSVGSRHKINTRDPSSPREGSKDNVAVVIADYPPPDVREPIFKMGEKLSIISQDAYWWKVSSIQTGKESYIPSSHVAKVYHDWLFEGVTRREAEKLLLLPENRAGSFLVRESATERVTKRVKTFTGTYVLSVKHNTIKHYRISRLDNNWYYISPRLTFQCLEHMINHYSDTADGMCCVLTSPCLSNQMTPPAGEPPVVMRCHFDWNEIDRMQLTSTDGHDNNMVSYGVRNSMADYLAFSGYHQEAQHVKKESRKRKSKSVYTLPKNGLANIDYDAL, translated from the exons ATGGGCAACGTGATGCGAAGCGTGGGCAGCCGCCACAAAATCAACACAAGAGACCCCAGCAGCCCTCGGGAAG GGTCAAAGGACAACGTGGCGGTAGTCATCGCCGACTATCCGCCTCCAGATGTCAGAGAGCCCATCTTCAAAATGGGGGAGAAGCTCAGCATCATCTCGCA GGACGCCTACTGGTGGAAGGTCAGTTCCATCCAGACAGGAAAGGAGAGCTACATCCCCAGTAGCCATGTGGCCAAAGTGTACCATGA TTGGCTGTTTGAGGGGGTGACGAGGCGTGAGGCCGAGAAGCTGCTTCTTCTACCTGAGAACAGGGCAGGCTCCTTTTTGGTACGGGAGAGCGCCACGGAGAGAG TGACCAAGCGTGTGAAGACATTCACAG GCACGTACGTGCTGTCAGTCAAGCACAACACCATCAAGCACTATCGCATCTCCAGGCTGGACAACAACTGGTACTACATCTCGCCTCGCCTTACCTTCCAGTGCCTGGAGCACATGATCAACCACTACTCCG ACACTGCGGACGGCATGTGCTGCGTCTTGACCTCTCCGTGTTTGTCCAACCAAATGACTCCACCAGCAGGCGAGCCGCCGGTCGTCATGAGGTGCCACTTTGACTGGAATGAAATAGACAG GATGCAGCTGACCAGCACGGACGGCCACGATAACAACATGGTGAGCTACGGCGTCAGGAACAGCATGGCCGACTACCTGGCCTTTTCCGGATATCACCAGGAGGCCCAACACGTGAAGAAGgaaagcaggaagaggaagagcaAATCTGTCTACACCCTGCCAAAAAACGGCCTGGCCAACATCGACTACGATGCCCTCTAG
- the abitram gene encoding protein Abitram isoform X2 yields MKGNPCEDHCILQHSNRICVITLAETHPLLQKGRTIKKINYQISNGCSRLNNKVSGKSKRGGQFLTEFAPLCRITCTDETEFTIYSCIRGRLLEVNENILETPALLQEKPSTDGYIAVILPKFEESKSITESLLSRDDFEKLVAGRDAAQAEAS; encoded by the exons ATGAAGGGTAACCCGTGTGAGGACCACTGCATCCTCCAGCATTCAAACAG GATATGTGTTATCACCTTAGCTGAGACTCACCCTCTCCTTCAGAAAGGGCGAACAATCAAGAAGATCAACTATCAAATCAGTAATGGCTGCAGCCGCTTGAACAACAAAGTCTCGGGAAAGTCCAAGCGG GGAGGCCAGTTTCTTACCGAATTTGCGCCTCTGTGTCGGATCACGTGCACGGATGAAACAGAGTTCACCATCTACAG CTGCATTCGGGGTCGTCTGCTGGAGGTCAACGAGAACATTTTAGAAACACCTGCTCTCTTGCAAGAAAAG CCGTCCACCGATGGCTACATCGCTGTCATTCTGCCCAAATTTGAGGAGAGCAAGAGTATCACAGAGAGCCTGTTGAGCAGAGACGACTTTGAAAAGCTCGTTGCCGGAAGAGACGCCGCGCAAGCGGAAGCCTCCTGA
- the sla1a gene encoding src like adaptor 1a isoform X2: MCPRCTWSVRLARRQASVYRKLTSLPSHQADSESCSSWRMGNVMRSVGSRHKINTRDPSSPREGSKDNVAVVIADYPPPDVREPIFKMGEKLSIISQDAYWWKVSSIQTGKESYIPSSHVAKVYHDWLFEGVTRREAEKLLLLPENRAGSFLVRESATERGTYVLSVKHNTIKHYRISRLDNNWYYISPRLTFQCLEHMINHYSDTADGMCCVLTSPCLSNQMTPPAGEPPVVMRCHFDWNEIDRMQLTSTDGHDNNMVSYGVRNSMADYLAFSGYHQEAQHVKKESRKRKSKSVYTLPKNGLANIDYDAL; the protein is encoded by the exons ATGTGTCCCCGTTGTACATGGAGTGTTAGGCTAGCTCGGCGACAAGCGTCTGTCTATAGGAAGTTAACCAGCCTGCCTTCACATCAGGCCGATTCAGAGTCCTGTTCCTCGTGGAGGATGGGCAACGTGATGCGAAGCGTGGGCAGCCGCCACAAAATCAACACAAGAGACCCCAGCAGCCCTCGGGAAG GGTCAAAGGACAACGTGGCGGTAGTCATCGCCGACTATCCGCCTCCAGATGTCAGAGAGCCCATCTTCAAAATGGGGGAGAAGCTCAGCATCATCTCGCA GGACGCCTACTGGTGGAAGGTCAGTTCCATCCAGACAGGAAAGGAGAGCTACATCCCCAGTAGCCATGTGGCCAAAGTGTACCATGA TTGGCTGTTTGAGGGGGTGACGAGGCGTGAGGCCGAGAAGCTGCTTCTTCTACCTGAGAACAGGGCAGGCTCCTTTTTGGTACGGGAGAGCGCCACGGAGAGAG GCACGTACGTGCTGTCAGTCAAGCACAACACCATCAAGCACTATCGCATCTCCAGGCTGGACAACAACTGGTACTACATCTCGCCTCGCCTTACCTTCCAGTGCCTGGAGCACATGATCAACCACTACTCCG ACACTGCGGACGGCATGTGCTGCGTCTTGACCTCTCCGTGTTTGTCCAACCAAATGACTCCACCAGCAGGCGAGCCGCCGGTCGTCATGAGGTGCCACTTTGACTGGAATGAAATAGACAG GATGCAGCTGACCAGCACGGACGGCCACGATAACAACATGGTGAGCTACGGCGTCAGGAACAGCATGGCCGACTACCTGGCCTTTTCCGGATATCACCAGGAGGCCCAACACGTGAAGAAGgaaagcaggaagaggaagagcaAATCTGTCTACACCCTGCCAAAAAACGGCCTGGCCAACATCGACTACGATGCCCTCTAG
- the abitram gene encoding protein Abitram isoform X1 has translation MDDEGQKDAERTAPSVIDRYYTRWYKADMKGNPCEDHCILQHSNRICVITLAETHPLLQKGRTIKKINYQISNGCSRLNNKVSGKSKRGGQFLTEFAPLCRITCTDETEFTIYSCIRGRLLEVNENILETPALLQEKPSTDGYIAVILPKFEESKSITESLLSRDDFEKLVAGRDAAQAEAS, from the exons ATGGACGACGAGGGCCAGAAAGATGCAGAAAGGACAGCACCGTCGGTGATTGACCGTTACTACACACGATGGTACAAAGCTG ATATGAAGGGTAACCCGTGTGAGGACCACTGCATCCTCCAGCATTCAAACAG GATATGTGTTATCACCTTAGCTGAGACTCACCCTCTCCTTCAGAAAGGGCGAACAATCAAGAAGATCAACTATCAAATCAGTAATGGCTGCAGCCGCTTGAACAACAAAGTCTCGGGAAAGTCCAAGCGG GGAGGCCAGTTTCTTACCGAATTTGCGCCTCTGTGTCGGATCACGTGCACGGATGAAACAGAGTTCACCATCTACAG CTGCATTCGGGGTCGTCTGCTGGAGGTCAACGAGAACATTTTAGAAACACCTGCTCTCTTGCAAGAAAAG CCGTCCACCGATGGCTACATCGCTGTCATTCTGCCCAAATTTGAGGAGAGCAAGAGTATCACAGAGAGCCTGTTGAGCAGAGACGACTTTGAAAAGCTCGTTGCCGGAAGAGACGCCGCGCAAGCGGAAGCCTCCTGA